The following are from one region of the Salvia hispanica cultivar TCC Black 2014 chromosome 1, UniMelb_Shisp_WGS_1.0, whole genome shotgun sequence genome:
- the LOC125205072 gene encoding aquaporin-like, with protein MADKHSHNIAVDDEECQTNGSKIQPLNATPPPHDEKRKHQSLTLTELLGLNELASSELWRASVGEVIGTAVLVFMLDTIVISTIDADIKMPNLVLSVLAAVIITILLLAVHPVSGGHINPIISFSAALVGIISMARAVVYIVAQCLGAVLGALALKAVVSSTLEHNFSLGGCTLTVIAAGPNGPVSVGLDTAQGFWLELFCSFIFLFASIWMAYDHRQAKQLGLVLVFGIVGVVLGLLVFVSTSVTGQKGYGGAGMNPARCIGPAIVRGGHLWDGHWVFWAGPAIACVGFYLYTKIIPSQHHKAKAYDHDVYNVFKVMFGTKTM; from the exons ATGGCTGATAAACACTCTCATAATATTGCTGTAGATGATGAAGAATGCCAAACCAATGGCAGCAAAATTCAGCCTCTCAACGCAACTCCACC GCCGCACGACGAGAAAAGGAAACACCAATCTCTAACGCTAACTGAGCTACTCGGATTAAACGAGCTTGCATCGTCTGAG CTATGGCGAGCATCGGTGGGAGAGGTGATCGGAACGGCGGTGTTGGTATTCATGCTGGACACAATCGTGATCTCAACGATCGACGCCGACATCAAGATGCCGAATTTGGTGCTATCGGTGCTCGCCGCCGTGATCATCACGATCCTCCTCCTCGCCGTGCACCCCGTCTCCGGCGGCCACATCAACCCGATCATCTCCTTCTCCGCCGCCTTGGTCGGAATCATCTCCATGGCGCGCGCCGTCGTCTACATCGTAGCGCAGTGCCTGGGCGCCGTGCTCGGCGCGCTAGCTCTCAAAGCAGTGGTGAGTAGTACGTTGGAGCATAATTTCTCGCTTGGGGGTTGTACGTTGACGGTTATAGCGGCAGGGCCCAATGGGCCGGTTTCGGTGGGCCTGGACACGGCCCAGGGGTTTTGGCTTGAGTTGttttgtagttttatttttctgtttgCATCGATATGGATGGCGTATGATCATAGGCAGGCCAAGCAGTTGGGCCTTGTGCTTGTGTTTGGGATAGTAGGGGTGGTTTTGGGCCTGCTGGTGTTTGTGTCGACGTCGGTGACGGGGCAGAAGGGGTACGGTGGGGCTGGGATGAATCCGGCCAGGTGCATTGGGCCGGCGATAGTGAGGGGCGGGCACTTGTGGGATGGGCATTGGGTGTTTTGGGCCGGGCCGGCGATAGCTTGTgttggtttttatttgtacACCAAAATCATTCCAAGCCAGCATCACAAGGCTAAGGCTTATGACCATGATGTCTACAATGTTTTCAAGGTTATGTTTGGGACCAAGACTATGTAA
- the LOC125222684 gene encoding 5'-methylthioadenosine/S-adenosylhomocysteine nucleosidase-like, with translation MATPHDQKAAVGSGDDSTQHPISNILFIIAMQTEASPLVNKFKLAEEPNSVFPKGVPWVRYSGKYKDLNINIVCPGKDTTLGVDCVGTVSASLLAYASIQALKPDLIINAGTAGGFKAKGASIGDVFLASDVAFHDRRIPIPVFDLYGVGCRKTFSTPNLAKELNLKVGKLSTGDSLDMCAEDEAAILANDATIKDMEGAAIAYVGHLLDVPVLFLKAVTDIVDGDKPTSEEFLQNLNAVTIALDLAATKVVDFINGKSCSEL, from the exons ATGGCAACACCTCACGACCAAAAAGCAGCCGTCGGTTCTGGCGACGACTCTACTCAGCACCCAATCTCCAATATTCTCTTCATAATCG CTATGCAAACCGAAGCGTCGCCGCTAGTAAACAAGTTTAAGCTTGCTGAGGAGCCTAACTCAGT GTTTCCGAAGGGGGTTCCGTGGGTGAGGTACAGCGGCAAATACAAAGATTTGAACATCAATATTGTTTGTCCAGGAAAAGACACAACATTGG GTGTTGATTGTGTGGGTACAGTCTCAGCATCTCTTTTGGCTTATGCTTCTATTCAAGCTTTAAAGCCAGACCTTATCATAAATGCAGGAACTGCTGGAGGATTCAAG GCGAAAGGTGCTTCAATAGGTGATGTATTTCTTGCATCAGATGTTGCCTTCCATGATAGGAGAATTCCTATCCCT GTATTTGACCTTTATGGTGTTGGCTGTCGTAAAACCTTCTCCACACCTAATCTTGCTAAGGAGCTGAACTTAAAG GTTGGAAAATTATCTACTGGTGATTCTTTAGATATGTGCGCAGAAGATGAAGCAGCAATTCTTGCAAACGATGCAACTATCAAAGACATGGAG GGAGCCGCGATTGCTTATGTGGGACATCTCTTGGACGTGCCCGTATTGTTTTTGAAAGCTGTGACGGATATTGTTGATGGTGACAAACCAACCAGTGAGGAATTTCTACAAAATTTGAACGCAGTGACCATTGCACTGGATCTGGCAGCAACCAAAGTGGTTGATTTTATCAATGGAAAGAGTTGCTCAGAACTATGA
- the LOC125222674 gene encoding ER lumen protein-retaining receptor erd-2.2-like isoform X1: MKAPRRPIQAAATWLRRQPPKVKAFLAVISGMAALVLLRAIVHDHDNLFVAAEAVHSIGIAVLIYKLMKEKTCAGLSLKSQELTAIFLAVRLYCSFVMEYDIHTVLDLATLATTLWVVYMIRFNLRSSYMEDKDNIALYYVVVPCAVIALVIHPSTTHHVVNRIAWAFCVYLEAVSVLPQLRVMQNTKIVEPFTAHYVFALGVARFLSCAHWVLQVLDTRGHLLVALGYGLWPSMVLISEIVQTFILADFCYYYVKSVFGGQLVLRLPSGVV, translated from the exons ATGAAGGCACCGAGGAGACCGATCCAAGCGGCGGCGACATGGCTGCGACGGCAGCCGCCCAAGGTTAAGGCGTTTCTTGCCGTGATTAGCGGCATGGCGGCGCTTGTTCTCCTCCGTGCAATTGTCCATGATCatgataatttatttgtgGCGGCAGAGGCTGTTCATTCGATCGGAATTGCTGTTCTGATTTACAAGTTGATGAAGGAGAAGACCTGTGCTg GGCTTTCGCTGAAGTCTCAGGAGCTAACAGCTATCTTCCTGGCTGTTAGATTGTATTGCAGTTTTGTCATGGAGTACGACATACACACTGTGCTTGACTTGGCTACGCTGGCTACGACCTTGTGGGTTGTTTATATGATTCGATTTAACTTGAGATCGAGTTATATGGAGGATAAAGACAACATTGCACTGTACTATGTG GTTGTCCCTTGTGCGGTTATAGCCTTAGTAATTCACCCATCTACAACACATCATGTAGTCAACAGGATTGCCTGGGCATTCTGTGTTTACTTGGAAGCTGTTTCTGTCCTACCTCAGCTACGTGTCATGCAGAATACAAAG ATTGTCGAACCTTTTACTGCTCATTATGTATTTGCATTGGGAGTTGCTAGGTTCTTGAGCTGTGCCCACTGGGTTCTCCAG GTTTTGGACACTCGTGGCCATCTTCTTGTCGCATTGGGTTACGGACTCTGGCCTTCAATGGTTCTAATATCCGAAATTGTTCAGACCTTCATCCTGGCCGACTTTTGCTATTACTATGTGAAAAG TGTTTTCGGGGGACAGCTTGTGTTGCGCCTTCCTTCTGGAGTGGTGTAA
- the LOC125222674 gene encoding ER lumen protein-retaining receptor erd-2.2-like isoform X2 yields MAATAAAQEAVHSIGIAVLIYKLMKEKTCAGLSLKSQELTAIFLAVRLYCSFVMEYDIHTVLDLATLATTLWVVYMIRFNLRSSYMEDKDNIALYYVVVPCAVIALVIHPSTTHHVVNRIAWAFCVYLEAVSVLPQLRVMQNTKIVEPFTAHYVFALGVARFLSCAHWVLQVLDTRGHLLVALGYGLWPSMVLISEIVQTFILADFCYYYVKSVFGGQLVLRLPSGVV; encoded by the exons ATGGCTGCGACGGCAGCCGCCCAAG AGGCTGTTCATTCGATCGGAATTGCTGTTCTGATTTACAAGTTGATGAAGGAGAAGACCTGTGCTg GGCTTTCGCTGAAGTCTCAGGAGCTAACAGCTATCTTCCTGGCTGTTAGATTGTATTGCAGTTTTGTCATGGAGTACGACATACACACTGTGCTTGACTTGGCTACGCTGGCTACGACCTTGTGGGTTGTTTATATGATTCGATTTAACTTGAGATCGAGTTATATGGAGGATAAAGACAACATTGCACTGTACTATGTG GTTGTCCCTTGTGCGGTTATAGCCTTAGTAATTCACCCATCTACAACACATCATGTAGTCAACAGGATTGCCTGGGCATTCTGTGTTTACTTGGAAGCTGTTTCTGTCCTACCTCAGCTACGTGTCATGCAGAATACAAAG ATTGTCGAACCTTTTACTGCTCATTATGTATTTGCATTGGGAGTTGCTAGGTTCTTGAGCTGTGCCCACTGGGTTCTCCAG GTTTTGGACACTCGTGGCCATCTTCTTGTCGCATTGGGTTACGGACTCTGGCCTTCAATGGTTCTAATATCCGAAATTGTTCAGACCTTCATCCTGGCCGACTTTTGCTATTACTATGTGAAAAG TGTTTTCGGGGGACAGCTTGTGTTGCGCCTTCCTTCTGGAGTGGTGTAA
- the LOC125201906 gene encoding probable alkaline/neutral invertase B isoform X2 has protein sequence MSSINVEVLQNGSVNNGDSIINGGHELDEYDFSRLVDRPRLLNLERQRSCDEKSLNDFSVGFSPHPSSRADNFSRAFDNLDSLYSPGCNTPMSHFGYGMMASDPHPMIAEAWDDLRRALVYFRGQPVGTIAALDSSDEKLNYDQVFVRDFVPSALAFLMNGEPEVVKNFLLKTLRLQGWEKKIDRFQLGEGVMPASFKVLHDPVRNTETLMADFGETAIGRVAPVDSGFWWIILLRAYTKSTGDTSLADKPECQKGIRLILSLCLSEGFDTFPTLLCADGCSMIDRRMGVYGYPIEIQALFFMALRCAMILLKHDGPGKELIERIVKRLHALSYHMRNYFWLDLKQLNDIYRYKTEEYSHTAVNKFNVMPDSLPDWVMDFMPLHGGYFIGNIGPSHMDFRWFCLGNCIAILSSLATQEQSSAIMDLIESRWEELVGDMPLKVCYPAIEHHEWRIVTGCDPKNTRWSYHNGGSWPACIKTGRPQIARRAIELAETRLSKDGWPEYYDGKQGRYIGKQARKHQTWSVAGYLVAKMLLEDPSHLGMIAIEEDKHLKPVLRRSSSWTA, from the exons atgtcttcAATAAATGTGGAAGTGCTGCAAAATGGTAGTGTTAACAATGGTGATTCGATCATCAATGGGGGGCACGAATTGGATGAGTATGATTTCTCTAGGCTTGTAGATCGTCCGAGGCTTTTGAATCTGGAGAGGCAGAGATCATGTGATGAGAAGTCACTTAATGATTTTTCTGTGGGCTTCTCACCTCATCCATCTTCGAGAGCCGATAACTTCAGTCGAGCTTTTGATAATCTCGATAGCCTGTATTCGCCTGGTTGCAATACTCCCATGTCGCATTTTGGCTATGGGATGATGGCCTCTGATCCACACCCCATGATAGCCGAGGCGTGGGATGATTTGAGGAGAGCACTCGTTTACTTTCGCGGTCAGCCCGTGGGCACCATTGCTGCTTTGGATAGCTCTGATGAAAAACTCAATTATGATCAG GTGTTTGTGAGGGATTTTGTTCCGAGCGCACTAGCTTTCTTAATGAATGGTGAGCCTGAAGTAGTCAAGAATTTTCTTCTAAAGACCCTTCGCCTTCAAGGGTGGGAGAAGAAAATTGACCGGTTCCAGTTGGGTGAAGGTGTTATGCCGGCTAGCTTTAAAGTACTGCACGATCCGGTCAGGAATACAGAGACGTTGATGGCAGATTTTGGTGAGACTGCAATAGGAAGGGTGGCTCCAGTTGATTCCGGCTTTTGGTGGATCATACTTCTACGAGCGTACACTAAATCCACTGGAGATACGTCCTTGGCCGATAAGCCCGAATGCCAGAAGGGCATACGCCTCATACTGAGTTTATGCCTCTCAGAAGGATTCGACACCTTCCCCACTCTCCTCTGTGCTGATGGATGCTCGATGATTGATCGTAGGATG GGTGTTTATGGTTACCCGATTGAAATACAAGCGCTGTTCTTCATGGCTCTAAGATGTGCGATGATCTTGCTGAAGCATGACGGGCCAGGGAAGGAGCTTATAGAGCGAATAGTGAAGCGGCTGCATGCCTTGAGCTACCACATGAGGAACTACTTCTGGCTGGATTTGAAGCAGCTCAATGACATATATAGGTACAAAACAGAGGAGTACTCCCACACAGCGGTGAACAAGTTCAACGTGATGCCCGATTCTCTGCCCGACTGGGTCATGGATTTCATGCCGTTACATGGAGGCTACTTCATAGGGAATATAGGGCCTTCGCATATGGATTTCCGCTGGTTCTGCTTGGGAAACTGCATCGCGATCCTTTCATCCTTAGCAACACAAGAGCAGTCATCTGCAATCATGGATCTCATTGAGTCGAGATGGGAGGAGTTAGTGGGAGATATGCCCCTCAAAGTTTGCTACCCTGCTATCGAGCATCACGAATGGCGGATTGTGACCGGATGCGATCCTAAAAACACGAGATGGAGCTACCACAATGGTGGATCATGGCCAG CGTGCATCAAGACAGGGCGTCCTCAGATCGCTAGGCGAGCCATCGAGCTGGCTGAGACTAGGTTGTCGAAAGATGGTTGGCCAGAGTACTACGACGGGAAGCAGGGGCGCTACATTGGGAAGCAAGCGAGGAAGCACCAGACATGGTCCGTGGCCGGGTATTTGGTTGCCAAAATGCTGCTTGAAGATCCTTCACATTTAGGTATGATCGCCATCGAGGAAGATAAGCATCTCAAACCTGTGCTGAGACGATCTTCGTCGTGGACTGCTTGA
- the LOC125201906 gene encoding probable alkaline/neutral invertase B isoform X3, translating to MSSINVEVLQNGSVNNGDSIINGGHELDEYDFSRLVDRPRLLNLERQRSCDEKSLNDFSVGFSPHPSSRADNFSRAFDNLDSLYSPGCNTPMSHFGYGMMASDPHPMIAEAWDDLRRALVYFRGQPVGTIAALDSSDEKLNYDQVFVRDFVPSALAFLMNGEPEVVKNFLLKTLRLQGWEKKIDRFQLGEGVMPASFKVLHDPVRNTETLMADFGETAIGRVAPVDSGFWWIILLRAYTKSTGDTSLADKPECQKGIRLILSLCLSEGFDTFPTLLCADGCSMIDRRMHDGPGKELIERIVKRLHALSYHMRNYFWLDLKQLNDIYRYKTEEYSHTAVNKFNVMPDSLPDWVMDFMPLHGGYFIGNIGPSHMDFRWFCLGNCIAILSSLATQEQSSAIMDLIESRWEELVGDMPLKVCYPAIEHHEWRIVTGCDPKNTRWSYHNGGSWPVLLWLVTAACIKTGRPQIARRAIELAETRLSKDGWPEYYDGKQGRYIGKQARKHQTWSVAGYLVAKMLLEDPSHLGMIAIEEDKHLKPVLRRSSSWTA from the exons atgtcttcAATAAATGTGGAAGTGCTGCAAAATGGTAGTGTTAACAATGGTGATTCGATCATCAATGGGGGGCACGAATTGGATGAGTATGATTTCTCTAGGCTTGTAGATCGTCCGAGGCTTTTGAATCTGGAGAGGCAGAGATCATGTGATGAGAAGTCACTTAATGATTTTTCTGTGGGCTTCTCACCTCATCCATCTTCGAGAGCCGATAACTTCAGTCGAGCTTTTGATAATCTCGATAGCCTGTATTCGCCTGGTTGCAATACTCCCATGTCGCATTTTGGCTATGGGATGATGGCCTCTGATCCACACCCCATGATAGCCGAGGCGTGGGATGATTTGAGGAGAGCACTCGTTTACTTTCGCGGTCAGCCCGTGGGCACCATTGCTGCTTTGGATAGCTCTGATGAAAAACTCAATTATGATCAG GTGTTTGTGAGGGATTTTGTTCCGAGCGCACTAGCTTTCTTAATGAATGGTGAGCCTGAAGTAGTCAAGAATTTTCTTCTAAAGACCCTTCGCCTTCAAGGGTGGGAGAAGAAAATTGACCGGTTCCAGTTGGGTGAAGGTGTTATGCCGGCTAGCTTTAAAGTACTGCACGATCCGGTCAGGAATACAGAGACGTTGATGGCAGATTTTGGTGAGACTGCAATAGGAAGGGTGGCTCCAGTTGATTCCGGCTTTTGGTGGATCATACTTCTACGAGCGTACACTAAATCCACTGGAGATACGTCCTTGGCCGATAAGCCCGAATGCCAGAAGGGCATACGCCTCATACTGAGTTTATGCCTCTCAGAAGGATTCGACACCTTCCCCACTCTCCTCTGTGCTGATGGATGCTCGATGATTGATCGTAGGATG CATGACGGGCCAGGGAAGGAGCTTATAGAGCGAATAGTGAAGCGGCTGCATGCCTTGAGCTACCACATGAGGAACTACTTCTGGCTGGATTTGAAGCAGCTCAATGACATATATAGGTACAAAACAGAGGAGTACTCCCACACAGCGGTGAACAAGTTCAACGTGATGCCCGATTCTCTGCCCGACTGGGTCATGGATTTCATGCCGTTACATGGAGGCTACTTCATAGGGAATATAGGGCCTTCGCATATGGATTTCCGCTGGTTCTGCTTGGGAAACTGCATCGCGATCCTTTCATCCTTAGCAACACAAGAGCAGTCATCTGCAATCATGGATCTCATTGAGTCGAGATGGGAGGAGTTAGTGGGAGATATGCCCCTCAAAGTTTGCTACCCTGCTATCGAGCATCACGAATGGCGGATTGTGACCGGATGCGATCCTAAAAACACGAGATGGAGCTACCACAATGGTGGATCATGGCCAG TGCTGTTGTGGCTCGTCACTGCAGCGTGCATCAAGACAGGGCGTCCTCAGATCGCTAGGCGAGCCATCGAGCTGGCTGAGACTAGGTTGTCGAAAGATGGTTGGCCAGAGTACTACGACGGGAAGCAGGGGCGCTACATTGGGAAGCAAGCGAGGAAGCACCAGACATGGTCCGTGGCCGGGTATTTGGTTGCCAAAATGCTGCTTGAAGATCCTTCACATTTAGGTATGATCGCCATCGAGGAAGATAAGCATCTCAAACCTGTGCTGAGACGATCTTCGTCGTGGACTGCTTGA
- the LOC125201906 gene encoding probable alkaline/neutral invertase B isoform X1, protein MSSINVEVLQNGSVNNGDSIINGGHELDEYDFSRLVDRPRLLNLERQRSCDEKSLNDFSVGFSPHPSSRADNFSRAFDNLDSLYSPGCNTPMSHFGYGMMASDPHPMIAEAWDDLRRALVYFRGQPVGTIAALDSSDEKLNYDQVFVRDFVPSALAFLMNGEPEVVKNFLLKTLRLQGWEKKIDRFQLGEGVMPASFKVLHDPVRNTETLMADFGETAIGRVAPVDSGFWWIILLRAYTKSTGDTSLADKPECQKGIRLILSLCLSEGFDTFPTLLCADGCSMIDRRMGVYGYPIEIQALFFMALRCAMILLKHDGPGKELIERIVKRLHALSYHMRNYFWLDLKQLNDIYRYKTEEYSHTAVNKFNVMPDSLPDWVMDFMPLHGGYFIGNIGPSHMDFRWFCLGNCIAILSSLATQEQSSAIMDLIESRWEELVGDMPLKVCYPAIEHHEWRIVTGCDPKNTRWSYHNGGSWPVLLWLVTAACIKTGRPQIARRAIELAETRLSKDGWPEYYDGKQGRYIGKQARKHQTWSVAGYLVAKMLLEDPSHLGMIAIEEDKHLKPVLRRSSSWTA, encoded by the exons atgtcttcAATAAATGTGGAAGTGCTGCAAAATGGTAGTGTTAACAATGGTGATTCGATCATCAATGGGGGGCACGAATTGGATGAGTATGATTTCTCTAGGCTTGTAGATCGTCCGAGGCTTTTGAATCTGGAGAGGCAGAGATCATGTGATGAGAAGTCACTTAATGATTTTTCTGTGGGCTTCTCACCTCATCCATCTTCGAGAGCCGATAACTTCAGTCGAGCTTTTGATAATCTCGATAGCCTGTATTCGCCTGGTTGCAATACTCCCATGTCGCATTTTGGCTATGGGATGATGGCCTCTGATCCACACCCCATGATAGCCGAGGCGTGGGATGATTTGAGGAGAGCACTCGTTTACTTTCGCGGTCAGCCCGTGGGCACCATTGCTGCTTTGGATAGCTCTGATGAAAAACTCAATTATGATCAG GTGTTTGTGAGGGATTTTGTTCCGAGCGCACTAGCTTTCTTAATGAATGGTGAGCCTGAAGTAGTCAAGAATTTTCTTCTAAAGACCCTTCGCCTTCAAGGGTGGGAGAAGAAAATTGACCGGTTCCAGTTGGGTGAAGGTGTTATGCCGGCTAGCTTTAAAGTACTGCACGATCCGGTCAGGAATACAGAGACGTTGATGGCAGATTTTGGTGAGACTGCAATAGGAAGGGTGGCTCCAGTTGATTCCGGCTTTTGGTGGATCATACTTCTACGAGCGTACACTAAATCCACTGGAGATACGTCCTTGGCCGATAAGCCCGAATGCCAGAAGGGCATACGCCTCATACTGAGTTTATGCCTCTCAGAAGGATTCGACACCTTCCCCACTCTCCTCTGTGCTGATGGATGCTCGATGATTGATCGTAGGATG GGTGTTTATGGTTACCCGATTGAAATACAAGCGCTGTTCTTCATGGCTCTAAGATGTGCGATGATCTTGCTGAAGCATGACGGGCCAGGGAAGGAGCTTATAGAGCGAATAGTGAAGCGGCTGCATGCCTTGAGCTACCACATGAGGAACTACTTCTGGCTGGATTTGAAGCAGCTCAATGACATATATAGGTACAAAACAGAGGAGTACTCCCACACAGCGGTGAACAAGTTCAACGTGATGCCCGATTCTCTGCCCGACTGGGTCATGGATTTCATGCCGTTACATGGAGGCTACTTCATAGGGAATATAGGGCCTTCGCATATGGATTTCCGCTGGTTCTGCTTGGGAAACTGCATCGCGATCCTTTCATCCTTAGCAACACAAGAGCAGTCATCTGCAATCATGGATCTCATTGAGTCGAGATGGGAGGAGTTAGTGGGAGATATGCCCCTCAAAGTTTGCTACCCTGCTATCGAGCATCACGAATGGCGGATTGTGACCGGATGCGATCCTAAAAACACGAGATGGAGCTACCACAATGGTGGATCATGGCCAG TGCTGTTGTGGCTCGTCACTGCAGCGTGCATCAAGACAGGGCGTCCTCAGATCGCTAGGCGAGCCATCGAGCTGGCTGAGACTAGGTTGTCGAAAGATGGTTGGCCAGAGTACTACGACGGGAAGCAGGGGCGCTACATTGGGAAGCAAGCGAGGAAGCACCAGACATGGTCCGTGGCCGGGTATTTGGTTGCCAAAATGCTGCTTGAAGATCCTTCACATTTAGGTATGATCGCCATCGAGGAAGATAAGCATCTCAAACCTGTGCTGAGACGATCTTCGTCGTGGACTGCTTGA
- the LOC125194914 gene encoding uncharacterized protein LOC125194914: MAWNHMRKRGPEWTQGWTGQALSSISAPPLPLVTVFAIVVFLLSLSQYAAYRELMHHAMFNFKILLFVAPVLLVFLLRSSLLSSVGGIRFRSSPIREAGTFPWGVALVLVALLLLLSYRSSVQSRWFRFGSSD, from the coding sequence ATGGCTTGGAACCACATGAGGAAACGAGGCCCGGAGTGGACACAAGGCTGGACAGGGCAAGCCTTGTCGTCCATCTCCGCGCCTCCTCTTCCTCTGGTCACAGTTTTTGCCATCGTCGTCTTCTTGCTATCGCTCTCTCAGTATGCAGCGTACAGGGAGCTAATGCACCATGCTATGttcaatttcaagattttactGTTTGTGGCTCCTGTTTTGCTCGTGTTTTTGTTGCGCTCGAGCCTGCTTAGCAGTGTAGGGGGTATCAGGTTCCGGTCTTCTCCTATCCGGGAGGCGGGCACATTCCCGTGGGGCGTGGCGCTCGTGCTGGTGGCGCTGCTCCTGCTGCTGTCTTACCGGTCTTCAGTTCAGTCTAGATGGTTCCGTTTTGGGAGTTCTGATTAG